One stretch of Candidatus Baltobacteraceae bacterium DNA includes these proteins:
- a CDS encoding S4 domain-containing protein: MRLDKFLKVARLAKRRTEAKEALDAGRIFDRRGRPLKAGYDVKAGDVLEIHYARKILTVRVESVPLRVTPGVKPVELYTILGERKDSEQWL, from the coding sequence TTGCGCCTCGATAAATTTCTTAAAGTCGCGCGGCTCGCAAAACGCCGCACCGAGGCCAAAGAGGCGCTCGATGCCGGACGCATCTTCGATCGGCGCGGACGACCGCTCAAAGCGGGTTACGACGTCAAGGCCGGCGACGTGCTCGAAATTCACTACGCTCGCAAAATCCTCACCGTGCGCGTTGAGTCGGTTCCGTTGCGCGTGACGCCCGGCGTAAAGCCGGTCGAGCTGTACACGATTCTCGGCGAACGCAAAGACTCGGAACAGTGGCTCTAA
- the whiA gene encoding DNA-binding protein WhiA, with translation MALTNRVSFSADVKDALARDLPANVAARAALRDGLARYGAREGTFRTQRPAVARLARVLSGDSPSIAKLAGKRLYRTATYELAIPLPASRMPRSQPERRMEARGAFLACGSVATPAHGYHLEFVVAGEHDATRLTSILTQLGVPPKRTIRKSRALLYYKDLDAIVAVLGQIGAYSAVLQLEDVRAIKETKNRIRRLVNTEAANLDRSTSASATQREAIALVADRYGLRRLTPAMREIAQLRMQHPEESLSQLGRRCRPAVPKATVNGRLAGILRLARRLREGGARV, from the coding sequence GTGGCTCTAACCAATCGCGTTTCGTTTTCGGCGGACGTCAAGGACGCGCTGGCGCGCGACCTCCCCGCGAACGTAGCCGCGCGCGCGGCGCTGCGCGACGGTCTTGCACGGTACGGCGCACGCGAGGGCACCTTCCGCACGCAACGTCCGGCCGTTGCTCGTCTGGCGCGCGTGCTCTCCGGCGATTCCCCCTCGATTGCGAAACTCGCCGGTAAACGTCTCTATCGTACAGCGACATACGAACTTGCAATTCCGTTACCCGCATCGCGCATGCCCCGTTCGCAGCCCGAGCGCAGAATGGAGGCACGCGGTGCGTTTCTCGCATGCGGTTCGGTCGCAACACCGGCACACGGCTACCATCTGGAATTCGTCGTCGCAGGCGAGCATGATGCGACGCGCTTGACGTCGATTCTCACGCAGCTCGGCGTCCCTCCCAAACGCACGATTCGCAAGAGCCGCGCGCTGCTTTATTACAAGGATCTCGATGCGATCGTCGCCGTGCTCGGCCAAATCGGCGCGTATAGCGCCGTACTGCAGCTCGAAGACGTGCGCGCGATAAAAGAAACGAAGAATCGCATTCGGCGCTTGGTCAATACCGAAGCTGCGAACCTCGATCGCTCGACCAGCGCCTCCGCGACACAGCGCGAAGCGATCGCGCTCGTCGCCGATCGCTACGGACTGCGCAGGCTCACGCCGGCAATGCGCGAGATCGCGCAGTTGCGGATGCAGCACCCCGAAGAATCGCTCTCACAATTGGGCCGGCGTTGCCGCCCGGCGGTCCCCAA